A single region of the Prevotella sp. HUN102 genome encodes:
- a CDS encoding nitrophenyl compound nitroreductase subunit ArsF family protein, which yields MRKLFYLLIATLVLVSCGNGSKKKTGENQAEEIQTNRIEVLYFHGAQRCITCRAIEANTVALLDSLYSKEKADGKIIYKVIDISKKENEAIADKYEVTWSSLFVNGWKDGKENVNNMTEFSFSNAKNAPDKFKEGIKSKIDELLKQL from the coding sequence ATGAGAAAATTATTTTATCTACTGATTGCAACGCTGGTCTTAGTTTCCTGTGGTAATGGTTCAAAGAAAAAGACCGGAGAAAACCAAGCGGAAGAAATACAGACTAACCGCATAGAAGTTCTTTATTTTCATGGAGCGCAACGGTGTATCACTTGCCGGGCGATAGAAGCAAATACAGTAGCCCTTTTGGATAGCCTTTATTCAAAAGAAAAAGCAGACGGTAAAATTATCTACAAAGTGATAGATATTTCAAAGAAAGAAAATGAAGCGATTGCAGACAAGTACGAAGTTACATGGTCGTCTTTATTCGTAAACGGCTGGAAAGACGGCAAAGAGAATGTAAACAACATGACCGAGTTTAGTTTTTCCAATGCGAAAAATGCACCGGACAAGTTTAAAGAGGGAATTAAAAGCAAGATTGACGAATTGTTAAAACAGTTGTAA
- a CDS encoding thioredoxin family protein yields the protein MEIKVLGTGCSSCKALYETTKQAISELGCDATLIKEEDLLKIMEYNILGLPALVIDEKVVSAGKKLSLAEVKELITK from the coding sequence ATGGAAATTAAAGTATTAGGAACTGGGTGTTCAAGCTGTAAAGCCTTGTACGAAACCACCAAACAAGCTATTTCAGAATTAGGTTGCGATGCAACCCTTATCAAAGAGGAAGATTTATTGAAAATCATGGAGTATAACATTTTAGGGCTTCCGGCTTTGGTGATTGACGAGAAAGTCGTATCAGCCGGAAAAAAGTTATCTCTTGCAGAAGTGAAAGAGTTAATAACAAAATAA
- a CDS encoding helix-turn-helix transcriptional regulator, producing the protein MKEKQYTAEQEQIARFAKAMGHPARMAILAFLAKQDSCFFGDIHEELPIAKATVSQHLKELKEAGLIQGEIETPKVRYCINRENWELARKLFAAFLGDCKCKGTSCCE; encoded by the coding sequence GTGAAAGAGAAACAGTACACAGCAGAGCAGGAACAGATTGCTCGTTTTGCCAAAGCAATGGGGCATCCGGCACGAATGGCTATTCTTGCTTTTTTGGCAAAACAAGATAGTTGCTTCTTCGGTGATATTCACGAAGAACTGCCTATCGCTAAAGCAACCGTTTCGCAGCATTTGAAAGAACTGAAAGAAGCAGGGTTAATTCAGGGAGAAATAGAAACGCCAAAAGTCCGGTATTGTATAAACCGTGAGAATTGGGAACTTGCCCGAAAATTGTTTGCAGCTTTTTTAGGGGATTGCAAATGTAAAGGTACATCGTGCTGTGAATAG
- a CDS encoding DUF4372 domain-containing protein — MNQGKTVFAQIMSLIPRYEFDKCVKRYNGNRHAIGFKCRDQFIRQFGIINLKKVPVVFYLPNILTAHPVYFQRNNTPPMPSISS, encoded by the coding sequence ATGAATCAAGGAAAGACCGTATTCGCTCAAATCATGTCGCTCATACCAAGATATGAGTTCGACAAGTGCGTAAAGAGATACAACGGCAATAGACATGCCATCGGCTTCAAATGCAGAGACCAGTTTATACGCCAGTTCGGGATAATAAATCTTAAAAAAGTTCCAGTTGTCTTTTATCTTCCAAATATACTGACAGCCCATCCGGTTTATTTTCAAAGAAACAATACGCCGCCAATGCCGAGCATAAGTTCATGA
- a CDS encoding IS982 family transposase has protein sequence MITEDKVIEIFCVIDEFCKNLGAELNKNLQIAPTDEGYKHVRHRKGRMCESEIMTILLCCHFGTFRNFKHYYLFFVKVHLAQCFPTAVSYNRFVELMPREFFTMLTFMKLYAFGKCTGISFVDSTMIPVCHNVRRYFNRVFEGFAKSGKGTMGWCHGFKLHLLCNDTGEVITFCLTPANVDDREQRVWSVFTKVLYGKVFADRGYIKRELFEGLFEQGIHLVHGLKAKMKNKLMPVYDKIMLRKRYIIECINELLKNKANLVHSRHRSIHNFIMNLCSALAAYCFFENKPDGLSVYLEDKRQLELF, from the coding sequence ATGATTACCGAAGACAAAGTTATAGAAATTTTCTGTGTTATTGATGAGTTTTGCAAGAATTTAGGCGCAGAATTGAATAAAAACCTTCAAATAGCTCCCACAGACGAAGGCTACAAGCATGTCAGACACCGTAAGGGGCGTATGTGTGAAAGTGAGATTATGACCATTTTGCTATGCTGCCATTTTGGGACTTTCCGAAACTTCAAACATTATTATCTGTTCTTTGTGAAAGTTCATCTTGCCCAATGTTTTCCCACCGCAGTATCCTACAATCGCTTTGTGGAACTTATGCCTCGGGAGTTCTTTACAATGCTTACTTTTATGAAACTTTACGCCTTTGGCAAATGCACGGGAATCAGCTTTGTCGATAGTACTATGATACCTGTATGCCATAATGTAAGAAGATATTTCAATAGGGTTTTTGAGGGCTTTGCCAAGAGCGGAAAGGGCACAATGGGATGGTGCCATGGCTTCAAACTGCATCTGCTTTGCAATGACACAGGAGAGGTCATAACATTCTGTCTTACACCTGCCAACGTGGATGACAGAGAACAAAGGGTATGGTCTGTTTTTACAAAAGTACTCTATGGAAAAGTATTCGCAGACAGGGGATATATCAAGCGGGAACTCTTTGAGGGACTCTTTGAGCAGGGAATACATCTTGTACACGGACTGAAAGCAAAGATGAAAAACAAACTTATGCCTGTGTATGATAAAATCATGCTACGAAAGAGATATATAATAGAGTGTATAAATGAGTTATTGAAAAACAAGGCAAACCTTGTACATTCAAGACACAGGTCGATACATAATTTCATCATGAACTTATGCTCGGCATTGGCGGCGTATTGTTTCTTTGAAAATAAACCGGATGGGCTGTCAGTATATTTGGAAGATAAAAGACAACTGGAACTTTTTTAA
- a CDS encoding IS4 family transposase has translation MVMSFAQFTDQISLRSIDATLVALSSKLYSSGIKYIQRSTLAHINETKDWRIYHDFGQSLIAWARELYQDEPSRLDVDGIVYAFDSSTIKLCLQLCPWARLHHDKGGVKMHTLLDLRGSIPTFIHLTEAAVHDSKTMSLIPVEPGSYYLMDKGYVDFRQLFNHFHRQQAFFVTRAKDNMRYEVVEERPVDKQTGVTNDTIVRLTGPRTSKWYPDTLRMVVYEDYATGNVYRFLTNDFTHSYLTIAELYRERWQVECFFKWIKQRMHINSFYGTSQNAVFSQIWIAICDYLLLAIAKKVYHIEQDLYILSAAIGKVLFERKPLGELFVKPKRPQNDSNDGQQTLWKNFFGQ, from the coding sequence ATGGTGATGAGCTTTGCCCAGTTCACCGACCAGATTAGTCTCCGCAGCATTGATGCGACGCTGGTGGCTCTCTCTTCCAAGCTCTATTCGAGTGGAATAAAGTATATCCAACGTTCGACTTTGGCCCATATCAATGAGACCAAGGATTGGCGTATATACCATGATTTTGGGCAGAGCCTGATAGCCTGGGCAAGAGAGCTGTACCAGGACGAACCGTCCCGGCTTGACGTGGATGGCATCGTGTATGCCTTTGACAGCAGCACCATCAAACTGTGCCTCCAGCTTTGCCCGTGGGCTCGTCTGCATCATGACAAAGGGGGTGTAAAGATGCATACACTTCTGGATTTGCGTGGCTCCATACCAACCTTCATCCATCTGACGGAGGCTGCTGTTCATGATTCCAAGACCATGAGTCTGATTCCCGTAGAACCAGGAAGCTACTATCTCATGGACAAGGGTTATGTTGACTTCAGACAGTTGTTCAACCACTTCCATCGTCAGCAGGCTTTCTTTGTGACAAGGGCAAAAGATAACATGAGGTATGAGGTAGTTGAGGAACGTCCTGTAGACAAACAGACAGGAGTTACAAACGACACCATTGTCAGACTTACAGGACCAAGAACCTCCAAGTGGTATCCAGACACACTGCGTATGGTTGTTTACGAAGATTATGCCACAGGTAACGTCTACAGATTCTTGACCAATGACTTTACTCATTCCTACCTGACAATCGCAGAACTCTACAGGGAACGCTGGCAAGTGGAGTGCTTCTTCAAATGGATAAAGCAGCGAATGCACATCAACTCGTTCTACGGAACGAGCCAGAATGCTGTATTCTCGCAGATTTGGATTGCTATCTGCGATTATCTGCTGCTTGCCATTGCAAAGAAAGTGTACCATATTGAACAGGATCTCTATATTTTATCGGCTGCCATCGGGAAGGTTCTCTTTGAGAGGAAACCCTTAGGCGAACTATTCGTTAAACCAAAACGTCCTCAGAATGACTCCAATGATGGTCAGCAGACCTTATGGAAAAATTTCTTTGGACAGTAG
- a CDS encoding response regulator transcription factor, which produces MEENFKILLCEDDENLGTLLSEYLQAKGYQADLCPDGEIGYRAFLKNKYDICVLDVMMPKKDGFTLAQEIRQTNAEIPIIFLTAKQLKEDILAGFKIGADDYITKPFSMEELVFRIEAILRRVRGKKSKESTLYQIGRFTFDTQKQLLTLDNDPGKATKLTTKENELLALLCSHSNEILQRDYALKTIWIDDNYFNARSMDVYITKLRKHLKQDEQIEIINIHGKGYKLIVPEEE; this is translated from the coding sequence ATGGAAGAAAATTTCAAAATTCTTTTATGTGAAGATGATGAGAATCTCGGAACACTGCTCAGCGAATACTTGCAGGCAAAAGGCTATCAGGCAGATTTGTGCCCAGACGGCGAAATTGGTTACAGAGCATTCTTGAAGAACAAGTATGATATCTGCGTGCTCGACGTGATGATGCCTAAGAAAGATGGTTTCACATTGGCTCAGGAAATCCGTCAGACAAACGCTGAAATCCCAATCATTTTCCTGACAGCCAAACAGTTGAAGGAAGATATTCTTGCAGGTTTCAAGATAGGTGCTGATGATTATATCACGAAGCCTTTCTCAATGGAAGAACTCGTATTCCGTATTGAAGCAATCCTTCGCCGTGTTCGTGGCAAGAAGAGCAAGGAATCAACATTGTATCAGATTGGCCGTTTTACCTTCGATACACAGAAACAGTTGCTCACACTCGACAATGATCCTGGCAAGGCTACCAAACTTACAACCAAGGAGAACGAGTTGCTTGCATTGCTCTGTTCGCATTCCAACGAAATCTTACAGCGCGACTACGCCTTGAAGACCATCTGGATTGACGACAATTATTTCAATGCCCGTTCTATGGATGTGTATATTACCAAGTTGCGCAAGCACTTGAAGCAAGACGAACAGATTGAAATCATCAATATTCACGGCAAGGGCTACAAGCTCATCGTGCCTGAAGAGGAATAA
- a CDS encoding sensor histidine kinase KdpD, protein MKKKTIWTIAIIMGLSFLALLLLQLNYIEEMAEMKKEQFDESVNRALYQASRNMELNETLRFLEEDVNRNELKTNKNDTIKQKGATGTHQAPTGSNTTDTYTSFESKLVRSDPSLTPKALVLRSDSGSLSTTKKRMQEVVRNRYVYQKAMLEEVVYNILYSASDKPLKDRINFKLLDQDLKAEMMNNGISIPYHFSVLTQDGREVYRCPDYVADGEETNYSQVLFRNDPPNRMGVVKIHFPDMDSYIFSSIRFMIPSIIFTFVLLVTFIFTIVVIFRQKRYSEIKNDFINNMTHELKTPIASISLAAQMMNDSGLTKSPKMVEHLGGVVNEETKRLRFLVEKVLQMSMYDQKKAVLKKKETDLNEMVETIANSFTLRVEHTGGKVYTEIEAIDSKMYVDEMHFQNVIFNLLDNAVKYAKPDQPLNVYLKTWNTNDHLYLTIRDTGQGIKKENLKKIFDKFYRVHTGNRHDVKGFGLGLAYVKRMVDLHDGEIKVDSDYGKGTKFTIILPVILD, encoded by the coding sequence ATGAAAAAGAAAACGATTTGGACAATAGCAATCATAATGGGGCTTTCGTTCCTTGCTTTGCTTCTTCTGCAACTCAATTACATTGAGGAGATGGCAGAGATGAAAAAGGAGCAGTTTGATGAGTCCGTAAACCGTGCGCTCTATCAGGCTTCCCGCAATATGGAGCTGAACGAAACCCTGCGTTTTCTTGAGGAGGATGTAAACAGAAACGAATTGAAGACCAATAAAAACGATACGATAAAGCAGAAAGGAGCAACCGGCACGCATCAAGCACCAACCGGCTCAAACACCACGGACACCTACACTTCATTCGAGTCGAAATTGGTAAGGAGCGACCCTTCATTAACGCCCAAGGCTTTGGTGCTTCGCAGCGACAGCGGTTCGCTTTCCACCACCAAGAAACGAATGCAGGAAGTGGTTCGCAACAGATATGTCTACCAGAAAGCTATGCTCGAAGAAGTTGTTTATAATATTCTTTATTCAGCATCGGACAAGCCTCTGAAAGACCGTATCAACTTCAAACTGTTGGATCAGGACCTGAAAGCAGAGATGATGAACAATGGAATCAGCATTCCTTATCATTTCTCGGTGCTCACGCAAGATGGACGCGAGGTGTATCGATGCCCGGACTATGTGGCAGACGGCGAGGAAACCAATTACTCGCAAGTGCTTTTCCGAAACGATCCCCCGAACAGAATGGGCGTTGTGAAGATTCACTTCCCTGATATGGACAGCTATATCTTCTCGAGCATACGGTTTATGATTCCGTCGATTATCTTCACCTTCGTACTGCTTGTAACGTTTATATTTACCATCGTAGTTATATTCCGACAGAAGCGATACAGCGAGATAAAGAACGACTTCATCAATAATATGACGCACGAGTTGAAAACGCCAATCGCAAGTATCTCCCTCGCTGCACAAATGATGAATGACAGCGGTCTGACAAAGTCGCCGAAGATGGTAGAACACCTTGGAGGGGTGGTTAATGAAGAGACAAAACGACTGCGCTTCCTCGTGGAAAAGGTATTGCAGATGAGTATGTACGACCAAAAGAAGGCCGTTCTGAAAAAGAAAGAAACCGACTTGAACGAAATGGTGGAAACCATTGCAAACTCTTTCACGCTGCGTGTGGAACATACCGGAGGAAAAGTTTATACGGAAATAGAAGCGATAGACTCCAAGATGTACGTAGATGAGATGCACTTTCAGAACGTTATCTTCAATTTGCTCGACAATGCCGTCAAGTACGCTAAACCGGATCAGCCCCTCAACGTATATCTGAAAACGTGGAATACAAACGACCATCTCTATCTTACAATCAGAGATACGGGACAAGGCATCAAGAAGGAAAACTTAAAGAAGATATTCGATAAGTTTTACAGAGTACACACAGGCAACCGCCACGACGTAAAGGGGTTCGGATTAGGTCTGGCGTATGTGAAACGAATGGTAGATTTGCACGATGGAGAAATAAAAGTGGACAGCGACTACGGAAAAGGCACCAAGTTTACCATCATTCTGCCGGTAATTCTCGATTAG
- a CDS encoding translation factor GTPase family protein yields the protein MRVYQTNEIKNIALLGSAGSGKTTLAESMLFEAGIIKRRGSVEAKNTVSDYFPVEQEYGYSVFSTVFHVEWNNKKLNIIDCPGSDDFVGGAITALNVTDQAVILINGQYGPEVGTQNNFRYTEKLKKPVIFLINQLDSDKCDFDNLINNMKDIYGSKCVQIQYPIQTGAGFNSLIDVLLMKKYSWKPEGGAPIIEDIPAEEMDKAMELHKILVEAAAENDEGLMEKFFEAESLTEDELREGIRKGLVARSIFPVFCVCAGKDMGVRRLMEFLGNVVPFVDEMVKVHNTRGEEVAPDSNAPESVYFFKTSVEPHIGEVSYFKVMSGSVKVGDDLTNSDRGSKERIGQLYTCAGANRVAVEQLNAGDIGCTVKLKDVKTGNTLNGKDNDQRFDFIKYPNSKYTRAIEAVNSQDTEKLMAALLKMRQEDPTWVVEQSKELRQTIVHGQGEFHLRTLKWRLENNEKLQTVYKEAKIPYRETLTKQAKAEYRHKKQSGGAGQFGEVHLIVEPYAEGMPDPTVYRFNGQEFKMNIKGKEEKDLPWGGKLVFINSVVGGAIDTRFMPAILKGVMDCMERGPLTGSYARDVRVIVYDGKMHPVDSNELSFTLAARHAFSDAFKTAGPKILEPIYDLEVYVPGDYMGDVMSDLQGRRAMIMGMDSEAGYQKLQAKIPLKELSNYSISLSSLTGGRASFTTKFASYELVPNDLQQKLIADHEAEAKDENE from the coding sequence ATGAGAGTATATCAGACAAACGAAATCAAGAACATTGCACTGCTTGGCAGTGCGGGTAGTGGCAAGACTACTCTTGCCGAAAGTATGTTGTTCGAAGCAGGCATCATCAAACGCCGTGGTAGTGTTGAAGCAAAGAACACCGTTAGTGACTATTTCCCAGTAGAACAGGAATACGGCTACTCAGTATTCTCTACTGTTTTTCACGTTGAGTGGAACAATAAGAAACTTAATATTATCGATTGTCCCGGAAGCGACGACTTCGTGGGTGGTGCGATTACGGCTTTGAACGTAACCGATCAGGCTGTTATTCTCATCAACGGACAGTATGGTCCGGAGGTTGGCACACAGAATAATTTCCGTTATACGGAGAAATTGAAGAAGCCTGTAATCTTCTTGATTAATCAGTTGGATTCTGACAAGTGCGACTTCGATAACCTCATCAACAATATGAAGGATATCTATGGTTCCAAGTGTGTTCAGATTCAATATCCTATTCAGACAGGTGCAGGCTTCAACAGTTTGATTGATGTACTCTTGATGAAGAAATATAGTTGGAAACCTGAAGGTGGTGCTCCGATTATCGAGGACATACCTGCTGAGGAAATGGACAAGGCAATGGAATTGCATAAGATTCTTGTTGAGGCGGCTGCTGAAAACGATGAAGGCTTGATGGAAAAATTCTTTGAAGCAGAATCTCTGACAGAGGACGAGTTGCGCGAAGGAATCCGTAAGGGACTTGTTGCGCGCAGCATTTTCCCTGTATTCTGTGTCTGTGCAGGTAAGGATATGGGCGTTCGTCGCTTGATGGAGTTCTTGGGCAATGTAGTTCCTTTCGTTGATGAAATGGTTAAGGTACACAATACACGTGGCGAGGAAGTTGCTCCGGACAGCAATGCTCCTGAATCTGTCTATTTCTTCAAGACCAGTGTTGAGCCACATATCGGCGAAGTGAGCTACTTCAAGGTTATGAGTGGTTCTGTAAAGGTGGGCGACGACCTGACAAACTCGGATCGTGGTTCGAAGGAACGAATCGGACAATTATATACTTGCGCAGGTGCCAACCGTGTTGCCGTAGAGCAGTTGAATGCCGGTGATATCGGCTGTACGGTTAAGTTGAAGGATGTCAAGACTGGCAATACGCTGAATGGTAAGGATAACGACCAGCGTTTCGACTTCATTAAGTATCCAAACTCTAAGTACACACGCGCAATAGAAGCTGTAAACTCACAGGATACCGAGAAATTGATGGCTGCTTTGCTGAAGATGCGTCAGGAAGATCCTACTTGGGTAGTTGAACAGAGCAAGGAATTGCGCCAGACTATTGTTCACGGACAGGGTGAATTCCATTTGCGCACGTTGAAATGGCGTTTGGAGAACAACGAAAAACTCCAGACCGTATATAAGGAAGCAAAGATACCATATCGCGAAACGCTTACAAAGCAGGCGAAAGCAGAATACCGTCATAAGAAACAGAGTGGTGGTGCCGGCCAGTTCGGCGAGGTTCACCTCATAGTTGAGCCTTATGCAGAAGGTATGCCCGACCCAACTGTTTACAGATTCAACGGTCAGGAATTTAAGATGAACATCAAGGGAAAGGAAGAGAAAGACCTTCCTTGGGGCGGAAAGCTCGTGTTTATCAATTCTGTTGTGGGTGGTGCGATTGACACTCGCTTTATGCCTGCAATCCTGAAGGGTGTTATGGACTGTATGGAACGTGGTCCGCTGACGGGTAGTTATGCCCGTGATGTACGTGTTATCGTGTACGACGGCAAGATGCACCCAGTAGATTCAAACGAACTTTCGTTTACCTTGGCTGCCCGCCACGCATTCTCAGATGCGTTTAAAACGGCAGGGCCGAAGATTCTCGAACCAATATACGATTTGGAAGTTTATGTTCCGGGCGATTATATGGGCGATGTAATGAGCGACTTGCAAGGTCGCCGAGCAATGATTATGGGTATGGACTCCGAGGCAGGTTATCAGAAGTTGCAGGCAAAGATTCCTTTGAAGGAACTTTCCAATTACAGCATTTCATTAAGCTCACTGACTGGTGGTCGTGCAAGTTTCACTACCAAGTTTGCAAGTTACGAACTTGTTCCAAACGACTTGCAGCAGAAACTCATTGCTGACCACGAAGCTGAGGCTAAGGACGAGAATGAATAG
- the hemW gene encoding radical SAM family heme chaperone HemW: MAGLYIHVPFCASRCIYCGFYSTLTPKSAMRDESTNIIDRYVNALCKELELRKEYIFQPNAGNETDTKLQTIYFGGGTPSQISFRHIKQIFNCIQTVYGNHITSFEDMEITFECNPDDITEEFADNLKHLPINRISMGAQTFSDKRLKFLRRRHKSDDVKTAISRLRHAGIKNISIDLMFGFPDETLEDWQEDINEALALNVEHISAYSLMYEEGTPLYRLLEEGKVKDMDDELYRTMYDALIDSLSAKGYEQYEISNFAKLTDSNVSSFRSKHNNSYWQNKPYLGIGASAHSYNLQTRQWNVSNLQKYIESIETGKLYLETEIIDADTHFNDLITTTLRTREGINLNTLSPQYKAHILDTAQPFIAQKLLVLDGNYLHFTRDGIYVSDSIMAELMYV; this comes from the coding sequence ATGGCAGGTTTATACATACACGTTCCTTTCTGTGCCAGTCGCTGCATCTATTGTGGGTTTTATTCTACGCTCACTCCCAAATCAGCAATGCGAGATGAAAGCACAAACATCATCGACAGGTATGTAAATGCCCTATGCAAAGAACTCGAGCTTCGGAAAGAGTATATCTTCCAACCGAACGCCGGCAACGAAACCGATACAAAGCTGCAAACCATCTACTTTGGAGGTGGCACTCCCTCTCAGATTTCCTTTCGGCATATCAAGCAAATTTTCAATTGCATTCAGACGGTTTACGGCAATCATATCACTTCCTTCGAGGATATGGAAATTACCTTCGAGTGCAATCCTGACGACATTACCGAGGAGTTTGCAGACAATCTTAAACATCTTCCCATCAACAGGATATCGATGGGCGCACAGACATTTTCAGACAAACGGCTGAAATTCCTGAGACGGCGACACAAGTCAGATGATGTAAAGACTGCCATAAGCAGACTTCGCCACGCCGGAATCAAGAATATTTCCATCGACCTTATGTTTGGCTTCCCTGATGAAACGTTGGAAGATTGGCAAGAAGACATAAACGAAGCACTCGCTCTCAACGTTGAACATATCTCTGCATATAGCCTTATGTATGAGGAAGGAACGCCACTCTATCGGCTCCTCGAAGAAGGAAAGGTAAAGGATATGGACGACGAACTCTACCGAACGATGTACGATGCGTTGATAGACAGCCTGTCGGCCAAAGGATACGAGCAATACGAAATCAGCAATTTTGCCAAGCTGACTGATAGCAACGTTTCCTCATTCCGTTCAAAACACAACAACTCATATTGGCAAAACAAGCCCTATCTGGGCATTGGTGCTTCGGCACATTCCTACAATTTGCAGACTCGCCAATGGAACGTTTCCAATCTTCAGAAATACATCGAATCCATAGAAACAGGAAAACTCTATCTGGAAACCGAAATCATTGATGCCGACACCCATTTCAATGACCTCATAACTACCACCCTGCGCACTCGCGAAGGCATCAATCTCAACACGCTTTCTCCCCAATACAAAGCGCATATTCTCGATACTGCCCAACCTTTCATTGCCCAAAAATTACTCGTCCTTGACGGAAATTACCTTCATTTCACACGTGATGGCATCTACGTTAGCGACAGTATTATGGCAGAACTTATGTATGTGTGA
- a CDS encoding alpha/beta fold hydrolase, which produces MKRFFLVFFCIILASFPIRAQKLVDVLNRFYSKPEKIYQHFIHSEGDSIWSVSDAVFQGAVTAEQLSGLFKTIEMQLGEYQGEEKWELSAKSDDAQTYTRMVLFKNFKAPIHLSFNADNKLIGLFLGNPEAVKNASALDGEQDIVVSTDGMKLPGKLVLPKNGTAPYPCVVLVHGSGPSDMNEQIGQNRPFYDIAKGLSERGIAVIRYDKRTYVYKNKIAPDGKQVNYDTEVVDDAVAAVRLAGTFREIDKKRIYIVGHSLGANLAPRIAERANNVAGLVMMAGTSITLKEVIQKQIRDLMKGEPQEKIDETIKSMIDSQPASYWEMDADYSVGKTLKNLKQPVLILQGERDYQVTMEMYRMWDKYAKGKNISCKSYPKLNHLFIEGEGVSTPQEYAVPGNVAQYVLDDIAKFILKR; this is translated from the coding sequence ATGAAACGATTTTTTTTAGTTTTCTTTTGTATTATACTGGCTTCATTTCCGATACGTGCCCAAAAACTCGTTGATGTGTTGAATCGCTTTTATTCCAAGCCAGAAAAAATCTATCAACACTTCATCCATAGCGAGGGAGACAGCATTTGGTCTGTATCTGACGCCGTTTTTCAAGGTGCGGTTACGGCTGAACAGCTTTCGGGACTCTTCAAAACTATTGAAATGCAGTTGGGAGAATATCAAGGCGAAGAAAAATGGGAACTTTCTGCAAAAAGTGATGATGCTCAAACCTATACAAGGATGGTGCTTTTCAAGAATTTCAAAGCACCGATTCATCTTTCTTTCAATGCGGATAACAAACTCATTGGTCTGTTTCTTGGAAATCCGGAAGCTGTCAAGAATGCCTCAGCATTGGACGGAGAACAGGACATTGTCGTTTCAACGGATGGAATGAAACTTCCCGGAAAATTGGTTTTGCCTAAAAATGGCACTGCGCCGTACCCTTGCGTCGTCTTAGTTCACGGTTCCGGACCATCTGATATGAATGAGCAAATAGGGCAGAACAGACCTTTCTACGATATAGCTAAAGGTCTGAGCGAACGAGGAATTGCAGTAATCAGATACGACAAGCGCACATACGTCTACAAAAATAAAATAGCACCTGACGGTAAGCAGGTTAATTACGACACAGAGGTTGTCGATGACGCTGTTGCTGCTGTGAGGTTGGCTGGAACATTCAGGGAAATAGACAAGAAACGCATCTATATTGTCGGCCATAGTCTTGGTGCAAACTTGGCGCCGAGAATCGCCGAGCGTGCAAACAATGTAGCAGGACTTGTGATGATGGCAGGAACTTCAATTACTTTAAAAGAAGTGATACAGAAACAGATACGGGATTTGATGAAAGGCGAACCTCAGGAGAAAATAGATGAGACCATAAAATCGATGATTGATTCGCAACCTGCGAGTTATTGGGAAATGGATGCAGATTATTCTGTTGGCAAAACCTTGAAGAACCTCAAGCAGCCAGTACTCATATTGCAGGGAGAACGGGATTATCAAGTTACGATGGAAATGTATCGTATGTGGGATAAGTATGCAAAAGGCAAGAATATCTCTTGCAAGTCTTATCCTAAACTCAATCATCTTTTCATTGAAGGAGAGGGTGTTTCTACTCCACAGGAATATGCTGTTCCGGGGAATGTGGCACAATATGTCTTGGATGATATAGCAAAATTCATTTTAAAACGGTAA